The following DNA comes from Elusimicrobiaceae bacterium.
GGAAGTGCTGTTTGAGCTGCGCGACTGCGCCAGATTTGTTGTAGGCTCCCAGCTGAATATTCCGGTAAACAGCGTTAATCTGGCCAGGCTGACAGCCATTGCCGCGACGCCCGGGCTGTCACCAAAACAGCTTGCCGTAAACATCGCAAAAGGCTCCATGCGCGCGTGCGGCGCGCCGCTTTCCTTCTCGGCTATTGACATGGCCGAACTGAAAAAACTGCCGCGCTACCTTGATCCCGTCGTGAGATCTATGGAGCAGGATGTCTATGCCATAAGGACGCTTTATAAAAATTCTTTCCGGGTGGACCCGGCTCAGCAGCCCGGAACGGTGGATTTATACAGCCTGGCCGCCACGCTCGCCGACAGGCCCGCGCCGGCCAACGCAATGGCCTTGCGGGATTATCTTTCAAACCAGGTTATTGCCGCGAATTTCGCGATCGGGACAAAAGCCCGCGGGCTCTCTATTGAATTGCCCTACCCCGAGCATTACAACGCCGCCCGGTATAAAATGAATTATTCCACGCTGGCGCTGGGCAGGGAATCAAACTGGGGGGAGTTCCTCAAAAAAATAGGAAAGGCCCGGTAAGCCGCACCGGCGGCAAAATACAACGCGCGTAAAGGAGCCCATGAAACACATCACGACCGAGACAAAAAACCGAACCGGCATTATCACGCTCAGCAATCCGAAAAAACGCAACGCGCTGAGCAACGAAATGAATACGGAAATCGCGGACGCACTGGCGGGCTTTAAAACGCAGAAACTGCTTACGGTCGTGATACGCGCGGAAAAAAACGCCAGAGTATGGTCAGCCGGCCATGATATAGCGGAACTGCCCTGCAACGGAAAAGATCCTCTCGCCTACAACACCCCGATGGAACAGATGCTCAGAGCCATAGAAGCCTACCCCGGCGTGGTGCTGGCCATGATCCAGGGCAGCGTGTGGGGCGGCGCCTGCGACATGGCCATGACATGCGACATCATCATAGCGGATGAAAATTCCTCGTTCGCCATAACCCCGATCAAAATAGGCCTGCCATACAATCCCTCCGGCATCATCCATTTCCGCAACCGGGTGGGGCTGGGCTTTGCCAAAGACATGTTTTTTACCGCCCGCCCGGTACTCGCGGAACGCGCCTACAAAGCCGGCATAATAAACCATTTCGTGCCCGCGCACGAAATCGAAGAATACACTTTCAGGCTGACGGACGAAATCAACGGCTATTCGCCGCTCGCCATCGGAATAATTAAAGAGCAGATGCGGATCCTGTTCCGGGCAACGCCCGTCAGCCCCGACGCTTTCGAGCAGATAGATCAGCTCCGTCATACCGTTTACTGCAGCGAGGATTATCAGGAAGGTCTTAAGGCCTTTGCAGAAAAACGCAAAGCGGTATTCAAGGGAAAATAACGACACTCACGGAGAAACTGAAATGCTGCAAGAAATAACCCCGCAACTGCAGGAAGAAATAAACGCGCTTCTGCTCAAACTGGTGCGCAGAAGCGTGCCGCTTGAGCATTTCCTTAAACTGGAAGAAGTGGTGCATAACACCCGCTGCAAAACGGAGGGCGAATACATATATTTTTCGTTCAGAAACTCCGAGGGCGACATTGCCATGTCGTTCCGCGGCAGACAGCCGGAAAAAAACTCCGTCAGCATGGGCTTCCTTTTCACCGTGCTGAACTCGCACCTGATGGAATTTGCCGCGGCATTTTCCGGCAAACCGGTAAAACTGCTGCCGGTCCGGCCGCCGGATCTGGCAAAACCGCCCGACAGAAAACACCATGACGAGCTTTCCGGCATAGCCGCGCAGTTCCAGTTCTGCCGCAGGAAATTCGAACAGGCCGCCTCAGATACGGAAAAAGTTCCGCACGCGGCCGAGCTGGCCCGGCTGGAAAAATCAGTCAACCGCGAAACCGTGCGCTTTTACGGGCTTACCAAACGCGAAATCAAATTGCTTAAAGCGGTAATGGAGTATTAGGAATTGCCAGCAAATAAAAAAAACCCCGCACAATGCGGGGTTTTTTTATTGCATTCCACTCACAAAAATCCGGCGCCTTGGCAGGGTTATGAAGTGTATTACCCCGCTAGCGTGGCAAATGCAGCTTGTGGCAGCAGAAACACCCGACGCAAGCCGGGGAGTTGTTTCATCAAAAAGCCGGCGGGCTGGCCCATTCCTGCGCCAGCCGCGCCACTACCTGCGCGGATTTCACCATTGAATCAAGCGACACCCATTCGTACGGCCCGTGGAAATTGCTGCCCCCGGTAAACAGGTTCGGCGTGGGCAGGCCCATGAAAGACAGCCGCGCGCCGTCAGTGCCGCCGCGCACGGGCTTATGGATCGGGGTGACGCCCTCGGCCGCCAGAGCCGCCAGCAGTTTCTCCATCACCTGCGGCGTGCGCGCGATAACTTCCTTCATATTCCGGTAGCTCTGTTTGAAAACAAGCTTGATCTCCGCGCCGGGATATTTGAGCCGTTTTTCGGCCACGATCGCCTCAAGCAGCGCCTCTTTCTCCTGCAGTTTTTTCAGGTCATGGTCGCGCACGATGGCGGAAAGCTCGGCCTTTTCCACGTCGCCCCGGATATCCGTGAACATGATGAACCCCTCGCGGTCTTCCGTCGTTTCCGGCAGCATATGTTCCGGCCACGAGGCCACAATGTCCGCCGCGATCCGCCCGGCGTTATACATCAGATTTTTTGACGAACCCGGATGGTAACTGCGCCCCGTAACGCTGACGGAAGCGGAATCGGCGTTGAAAGTTTCGTCTTCGACGGTGCCTTCTATGTCGCCATCTACGGTGTAGGCGAATTCGGCGCCGAAGCCGGCCACATCGAACAGGTCGGCGCCGCGCCCGATTTCCTCGTCCGGCGTGAAGGCCGCTTTAAGCAAGCCGTGGCGTATGGAAGGATTCTGCGCGAGATATTCAAACGCCGCCAGTATTATAGCCATGCCGGCCTTGTTGTCCGCGCCTAAAAGAGTGCCGCCGGAGGCGGTTATGATATCGTGCCCTTTGCAGCCGGACAGGCCGTGCGCGCCGGCCGAAAGCGTCAGCCCCGCCGCTTCGCTTATTATGATATCGCCGCCCTGATAATTATTGTGGCGGCCGGGAATTACGTTCGCGCCGGAACAGTCGGGCGAGGTGTCCAGATGCGCCAGAAACCCTATCGCCGGCGCGGTTACGCCCGGCGTGGCGGGCAGTTCGCCGGTCACATAGCCGTTTGCGTCCACCGTCACGTTACGCAGACCGATAGCCTTCATTTCCTGCGCGGCTATGCGCCCCAGTTCCAGCTGGCCGGGGGTGGAGGGACAGCTCTCTGCCTTCTCATCGCTGCGGGTGTCAACCCGCACAAACCGTTCGAACCGGGAATAAATCCGTTCCTTGAAATCAAAAGACATCGCATTTCTCCTTTGAAAATTTATACTATAAATATACAAAACTTCAGCGCGAGGTCAACAGAATGCCCAGCTTTACAGAAAACAGCCGCTGTCTATATTATGAAACCACCGGAAGCGGAGCCCCGCTTCTGCTGCTGCACGGGTTCACCGCGGACGGAACCAACTGGCTGCCGGTCAGGGACTGTCTGGCGAAAAATTTCACGCTCATCATACCCGACAACAGGTTCTCCGGAAGAAGCAGCTCCGCAGACGCGCCGGCCACCGCGCGGGAACTGGCGGACGACTCCGCCGCGCTGCTCCGCCATCTTCAGATTGAGAAAACCGTCATAGCCGGCCATTCGATGGGCGGCTACATCGCCCAGGAATTCGCGCTGAATTACCCCGGCATGACCGAAAAACTTATTCTCGAATCAACCGCCGCGCATACCACCGGCCGCAATAACACGCTCTTTGAAAACTTCCACAAACTGCTGGTCCTGCACGGGTATGACAATGTTTTCTGGAACGCGCTTTACGCATGGATACTGCCGCCCGCGCTTTATGACAGGCCGCAGGATATCGAAGCGACGATAAAATTCGCGCGGGAATATCCGCACCTGTCAGACGCGCAGCGGATCGGGCGGCAGGTGGAACTTATGAAAACGTTTGACACGCGGGCCCGGCTGGCGGAACTTTCCGCGCC
Coding sequences within:
- the pepT gene encoding peptidase T — translated: MSFDFKERIYSRFERFVRVDTRSDEKAESCPSTPGQLELGRIAAQEMKAIGLRNVTVDANGYVTGELPATPGVTAPAIGFLAHLDTSPDCSGANVIPGRHNNYQGGDIIISEAAGLTLSAGAHGLSGCKGHDIITASGGTLLGADNKAGMAIILAAFEYLAQNPSIRHGLLKAAFTPDEEIGRGADLFDVAGFGAEFAYTVDGDIEGTVEDETFNADSASVSVTGRSYHPGSSKNLMYNAGRIAADIVASWPEHMLPETTEDREGFIMFTDIRGDVEKAELSAIVRDHDLKKLQEKEALLEAIVAEKRLKYPGAEIKLVFKQSYRNMKEVIARTPQVMEKLLAALAAEGVTPIHKPVRGGTDGARLSFMGLPTPNLFTGGSNFHGPYEWVSLDSMVKSAQVVARLAQEWASPPAF
- the scpB gene encoding methylmalonyl-CoA decarboxylase, encoding MKHITTETKNRTGIITLSNPKKRNALSNEMNTEIADALAGFKTQKLLTVVIRAEKNARVWSAGHDIAELPCNGKDPLAYNTPMEQMLRAIEAYPGVVLAMIQGSVWGGACDMAMTCDIIIADENSSFAITPIKIGLPYNPSGIIHFRNRVGLGFAKDMFFTARPVLAERAYKAGIINHFVPAHEIEEYTFRLTDEINGYSPLAIGIIKEQMRILFRATPVSPDAFEQIDQLRHTVYCSEDYQEGLKAFAEKRKAVFKGK
- a CDS encoding alpha/beta hydrolase, with product MPSFTENSRCLYYETTGSGAPLLLLHGFTADGTNWLPVRDCLAKNFTLIIPDNRFSGRSSSADAPATARELADDSAALLRHLQIEKTVIAGHSMGGYIAQEFALNYPGMTEKLILESTAAHTTGRNNTLFENFHKLLVLHGYDNVFWNALYAWILPPALYDRPQDIEATIKFAREYPHLSDAQRIGRQVELMKTFDTRARLAELSAPALVITGGLDILIPAAEGRALAAGIAGAEFALFENASHVPHCEMPDVFAQTVTDFILKEN